DNA sequence from the Schlegelella aquatica genome:
TCCAGCCCCCGGTGGTGATCGACTGCCTGGCCTTCGACCCGGCGCTGCGCGAGCTGGACCCGTTCGACGAGCTGGCGTTCCTGGGCATGGAATGCGCGCTGGAAGGCATGCCGTCGATCGGACCGCATCTGCGTGAACGCTGCGAGAAGGCTCTGGACGACTGGCCGCCGCCTGCGCTGCATGCGCTGTACACGGCAAGACGCGCCGTCCTGCGGGCGCGCCTGATGGCCGCCCACCTGCTCGATGCCCAACCGCGCGCGCCCGAGCGGTGGCTTCCGCGCGCGCGTCGCTACCTCGAGGCCGCTTCCCGGGCGCTCGCCGTCGCCGGGGTGTGAGGGCGCCGCCGCCCGGCGCCCTTCAGTGCCGGCCGAACTCGTCCAGGATCGCGACCACCTCCTCGTCGGAGGTCTGAGCGAAATCGCGGTAGTGCGAGCCCACCGCGCCGAAGAACTCCGGCGCCTGCAGGCACACGAGCTCGTCGACCTCGGCACGCAGCGAGGGCAGCTCCTGCGGCGGCGCCACGGGCACGGCCAGCACGATGCGCCGCGGCTGCCGCGCCCGCAAGGCGCGGATGGCGGCGCGCACGGTGGTCCCCGTGGCGATGCCGTCGTCCACCAGCACGGCGGTGCGGCCCTTCAGGTCGAGCGGCGCCCGCTCGCGCAGGTACAGCGCCCGGCGGCGCTCGATCTCCTTGAGCTGCACCGGCACTTCGTGTGCCACGTGCTCTCTGGGCGTGCCGCTGATGCGCAGCGTCGCCTCGTCGATCTGCAGCACCGGCTCTTCGGGCCCTTCGGCAATGGCCGCGACGGCGAGCTCGGGCTGCATCGGTGCGCCGATCTTGCGCACCAGCACGAGGTCCAGCGGGGCCTGGAGGGCCCGGGCCACCTCGCAGGCCACCGGCACGCCCCCGCGCGGCAGCGCCAGCACGACCGGGTCTTCCAGAGTCATCGTGCGCAGCCGGGCGGCCAGCTGTCTGCCCGCATCGGCCCGATCAGCAAACGACATGTGCATCTCCTGTCAGCAGCCTGCCGTGGGAAGCCTCCTCGGTGCGGGCGGCCAGTCCATCGACGACGGACAGTGGCCCCCACCTTGACACCGAGGCGCGCAATGGCGGTTGAGATTCCGCAACAGCGCCCGGGCGCGGCTGCGCGCGGGCCCCTCCTACTTCGGGGAGGCAAGCGCCACCACGCGTTTGACCTTGCCACTGCGCCCCCGCGGCGCGCGCTTGCCCGCACAGCAGTGGACGTGCACGCCGCGGGCGCCGAGGCGCGC
Encoded proteins:
- a CDS encoding phosphoribosyltransferase, encoding MSFADRADAGRQLAARLRTMTLEDPVVLALPRGGVPVACEVARALQAPLDLVLVRKIGAPMQPELAVAAIAEGPEEPVLQIDEATLRISGTPREHVAHEVPVQLKEIERRRALYLRERAPLDLKGRTAVLVDDGIATGTTVRAAIRALRARQPRRIVLAVPVAPPQELPSLRAEVDELVCLQAPEFFGAVGSHYRDFAQTSDEEVVAILDEFGRH